The following are encoded in a window of Mycolicibacterium tusciae JS617 genomic DNA:
- the gcvP gene encoding aminomethyl-transferring glycine dehydrogenase, whose amino-acid sequence MSDSEHDPLTFAARHIGPDADAIATMLATIGVGSLDELADKALPAGILDSLTADEVAPGLDELPPAASEEEALAELRALADTNTVAVSMIGQGYFDTLTPPVLRRNILENPAWYTAYTPYQPEISQGRLEALLNFQTMVCDLTGLEVANASMLDEGTAAAEAMTLMRRAVRGASNRLVVDRDVYPQTAAVLATRAKPLGIEIVTADLGQGLPEGEFFGVIAQLPGASGAIVDWSDVVAQAHDRGALVAIGADLLAMTLITPPGEVGADVAFGSTQRFGVPMGFGGPHAGYLAVHAKHARQLPGRLVGVSLDADGAPAYRLALQTREQHIRRDKATSNICTAQVLLAVMAAMYASYHGADGLTAIAQRVHRRARAVAAALVNGGVEVVHNAFFDTVLARVPGRATEIRDAAKAHGVNIWLVDDDHVSVSCDEATTARHVEAVLSAFGAAPAATSGGGAAPAATSGGGAAPAATSGGGAAPAADAFDGPAISTRTSEFLTHPAFTKYRTETEMMRYLRSLADKDIALDRSMIPLGSCTMKLNAAAEMEPITWPEFARQHPFAPASDTPGLRKLIADLETWLTGITGYDAVSLQPNAGSQGEYAGLLAIQAYHAENGQPDRDVCLIPSSAHGTNAASAALVGMRVVVVACRANGDVDLDDLRAKVAEHADRLSALMITYPSTHGVFEHDIADICAAVHDVGGQVYVDGANLNALVGLARPGRFGGDVSHLNLHKTFCIPHGGGGPGVGPVAVRSHLAKYLPGHPLADELGADAETDGAPRPVVSSAPYGSASILPISWAYIRMMGANGLRAASLTAIASANYIARRLGEHYPVLYTGENDMVAHECILDLRAITKETGVTVDDVAKRLADYGFHAPTMSFPVAGTLMVEPTESESLTEVDAFCEAMIAIRGEIDAVAAGTYPVDDNPLRGAPHTAECLLVSDWDHPYTREQAAYPLGKNYRPKVWPPVRRIDGAYGDRNLMCSCPPVEAFA is encoded by the coding sequence GTGTCCGACTCCGAACATGATCCCCTCACCTTCGCCGCGCGCCATATCGGACCTGACGCCGACGCCATCGCCACCATGCTGGCGACCATCGGAGTGGGGTCGCTCGACGAGCTCGCCGACAAGGCGTTGCCCGCGGGCATCCTCGACTCGTTGACTGCCGATGAGGTGGCACCCGGTCTGGATGAGCTCCCGCCGGCGGCGAGTGAGGAGGAGGCGCTGGCGGAACTGCGGGCGCTCGCCGACACCAACACCGTCGCGGTCTCGATGATCGGGCAGGGCTACTTCGACACGCTCACCCCACCGGTGTTGCGCCGCAACATACTTGAGAATCCGGCGTGGTATACCGCTTACACGCCGTATCAGCCGGAGATCAGCCAGGGCCGGCTCGAGGCGCTGCTGAACTTCCAGACCATGGTCTGTGACCTCACCGGCCTCGAGGTCGCCAACGCCTCGATGCTCGACGAGGGCACCGCCGCCGCCGAGGCGATGACCCTGATGCGCCGGGCGGTGCGCGGGGCGTCAAACCGGCTGGTGGTCGACCGCGACGTATACCCGCAGACCGCCGCCGTGCTGGCCACCCGCGCCAAGCCGCTCGGCATCGAAATCGTCACCGCCGACCTCGGGCAAGGCCTGCCGGAAGGCGAGTTCTTCGGGGTCATCGCCCAGTTGCCGGGTGCCAGCGGCGCCATCGTCGACTGGAGCGACGTGGTGGCGCAGGCGCACGACCGTGGTGCGCTGGTCGCGATCGGCGCCGACCTGCTCGCCATGACACTCATCACGCCGCCCGGCGAGGTCGGGGCCGACGTCGCATTCGGCAGCACCCAGAGGTTCGGCGTGCCAATGGGATTCGGGGGACCGCACGCCGGCTACCTCGCCGTGCACGCCAAGCACGCCCGGCAACTGCCCGGCCGTCTCGTGGGAGTGTCGCTCGACGCCGACGGGGCCCCGGCTTACCGGTTGGCGCTGCAGACCCGCGAACAGCACATCCGGCGGGACAAGGCGACGAGCAATATCTGTACTGCGCAGGTGCTGCTGGCAGTGATGGCTGCGATGTACGCGAGCTATCACGGTGCCGACGGGTTGACCGCGATCGCGCAACGGGTGCATCGGCGTGCTCGCGCGGTGGCAGCGGCATTGGTCAATGGTGGAGTGGAAGTTGTCCACAACGCATTCTTCGACACGGTCCTGGCTCGGGTGCCGGGCAGGGCCACCGAGATCCGCGATGCCGCCAAGGCGCACGGGGTGAACATCTGGCTGGTCGACGACGACCACGTGTCGGTCTCCTGCGATGAGGCCACCACCGCGCGGCATGTCGAGGCAGTGCTTTCGGCCTTCGGAGCCGCCCCGGCGGCGACATCGGGAGGGGGAGCCGCCCCGGCGGCGACATCGGGAGGGGGAGCCGCCCCGGCGGCGACATCGGGAGGGGGAGCCGCCCCGGCGGCGGACGCGTTCGACGGTCCGGCCATCTCGACCCGCACCTCGGAGTTCCTGACCCATCCCGCGTTCACGAAGTACCGCACCGAGACGGAGATGATGCGGTATCTGCGATCTTTGGCGGATAAGGATATTGCGTTGGACCGCAGCATGATTCCGCTCGGATCGTGCACGATGAAGCTCAACGCGGCCGCCGAGATGGAGCCGATCACCTGGCCAGAATTCGCGCGGCAGCATCCGTTTGCCCCGGCGTCCGATACTCCTGGCCTGCGCAAGCTGATCGCCGACCTCGAGACGTGGTTGACCGGTATCACCGGCTACGACGCGGTGTCACTTCAGCCCAACGCGGGATCGCAGGGGGAGTACGCCGGTCTACTCGCCATCCAGGCCTACCACGCCGAGAACGGACAGCCCGACCGGGACGTTTGCCTGATCCCGTCGAGCGCACACGGCACCAATGCCGCGTCGGCGGCGCTGGTGGGGATGCGGGTCGTGGTGGTGGCATGCCGAGCCAACGGCGATGTCGATCTCGACGACCTTCGCGCGAAGGTCGCAGAGCACGCGGATCGGTTGTCGGCGTTGATGATCACCTATCCGTCGACCCACGGCGTCTTCGAACACGACATCGCCGATATCTGTGCCGCCGTTCACGACGTCGGCGGCCAGGTGTACGTCGACGGCGCCAACCTCAACGCTCTCGTCGGCCTCGCCCGTCCCGGTCGGTTCGGCGGCGACGTCAGCCACCTCAATCTGCACAAGACGTTTTGCATACCGCACGGTGGCGGCGGTCCCGGCGTCGGACCGGTCGCGGTGCGCTCACATCTCGCCAAGTACCTGCCTGGCCATCCGCTGGCCGACGAGTTGGGCGCCGATGCCGAGACCGACGGGGCCCCACGGCCCGTGGTGTCGTCGGCACCATACGGTTCGGCGTCGATCCTGCCGATCAGCTGGGCATACATCCGGATGATGGGTGCCAACGGCCTGCGTGCGGCGTCGCTGACGGCGATCGCGTCGGCCAACTACATCGCCCGTCGGTTGGGGGAGCACTACCCCGTCCTCTACACCGGCGAGAACGATATGGTCGCCCACGAATGCATCCTGGATTTGCGCGCCATCACCAAGGAGACGGGTGTCACCGTCGACGATGTGGCAAAACGGCTGGCGGACTATGGCTTCCACGCTCCAACGATGAGCTTCCCGGTGGCGGGCACGTTGATGGTCGAGCCGACGGAAAGCGAAAGCCTGACTGAGGTCGATGCCTTCTGCGAGGCGATGATCGCGATCCGCGGCGAGATCGACGCGGTCGCCGCGGGCACCTATCCGGTGGACGACAATCCGCTGCGCGGCGCACCGCACACCGCGGAATGCCTGCTGGTGTCCGACTGGGACCATCCGTACACGCGTGAGCAGGCCGCCTACCCGCTCGGCAAGAACTACCGCCCGAAGGTGTGGCCGCCGGTGCGCCGCATCGACGGCGCGTACGGCGATCGCAACCTCATGTGCTCGTGCCCTCCGGTGGAGGCGTTCGCGTAA
- the gcvH gene encoding glycine cleavage system protein GcvH produces MSEIPAQLYYTEEHEWVQRTGDDTVRVGITDYAQSALGDVVFVQLPDVGAEVAAGESFGEVESTKSVSDLYAPLSAKVVAVNGDLEGNPQLVNSDPYGGGWLVDLHVDGAVLEESFRRLLDADGYRATVAE; encoded by the coding sequence GTGAGCGAAATCCCAGCCCAGCTGTACTACACCGAGGAACACGAGTGGGTGCAGCGGACCGGCGACGACACCGTCCGCGTCGGAATCACCGATTACGCGCAGTCAGCGCTGGGGGACGTGGTTTTCGTCCAGTTGCCCGACGTCGGCGCGGAGGTGGCCGCGGGCGAGTCGTTCGGCGAGGTGGAATCGACGAAGTCGGTGTCGGACCTGTACGCGCCGCTCAGCGCGAAAGTCGTTGCCGTCAATGGCGATCTGGAGGGCAACCCCCAGCTCGTCAACTCCGACCCCTACGGCGGGGGTTGGCTGGTCGATTTGCACGTGGACGGCGCCGTCCTGGAGGAAAGCTTCCGCAGGCTTCTCGATGCCGACGGCTACCGCGCCACCGTGGCCGAATGA
- a CDS encoding MerR family transcriptional regulator yields MGDTPRQEEFDLSSTSGPAESGITVTSAPVQGGLFPDDSVPDELVGYRGPSACQIAGITYRQLDYWARTSLVVPSIRSAAGSGSQRLYSFKDILVLKIVKRLLDTGISLHNIRVAVDHLRQRGVRDLANITLFSDGTTVYECTSAEEVVDLLQGGQGVFGIAVSGAMRELTGAIADFPGERADGGESIAAPEDELASRRKHRDRKIG; encoded by the coding sequence GTGGGAGACACGCCACGTCAAGAGGAGTTCGATCTGTCCTCGACCAGCGGTCCCGCCGAATCGGGAATCACCGTAACCAGCGCACCCGTTCAGGGTGGTCTGTTCCCCGACGACTCGGTGCCCGATGAGCTCGTCGGTTATCGAGGTCCCAGCGCATGTCAGATCGCCGGAATCACCTATCGGCAGCTGGACTATTGGGCCAGGACGTCGCTGGTGGTCCCGTCTATCCGTAGCGCCGCCGGTTCCGGCAGCCAGCGGCTGTACTCGTTCAAGGACATCCTCGTCCTCAAGATCGTCAAGCGTCTGCTGGATACCGGCATCTCGTTGCACAACATCCGGGTCGCCGTGGATCACCTGCGTCAGCGCGGTGTTCGCGACCTGGCCAACATCACGCTGTTCTCCGATGGCACCACCGTTTACGAGTGCACCTCGGCCGAAGAGGTCGTCGACCTGCTTCAGGGTGGTCAGGGCGTCTTCGGCATCGCGGTGTCCGGCGCGATGCGTGAACTGACCGGTGCGATCGCCGACTTCCCAGGCGAGCGAGCCGACGGCGGTGAATCCATCGCCGCACCCGAGGATGAACTCGCGTCTCGGCGTAAACACCGCGACCGCAAGATCGGCTAG
- a CDS encoding alpha/beta fold hydrolase has protein sequence MDTPSGRVFVRSAPGDGPTILLLHGYPSSSYDYHQVVSRLDGRAWVALDFLGFGLSDKPRPHRYSLLEQADIVAAVVAQATSGPVVLIAHDMGTSVATELLARDLQGQLPFELQAAVIGNGSVILDRASLRPAQKLLRGPLGPILSRLSSKSSFVRGFGRLFSAGHPLTAQEGRAQWALWSANDGHRIAHLLISYLDERVRYASRWHGAVGGWPKPLSFLWALDDPVATTNVLDGLRELRPAATVVELPGVGHYPQVEVPDEFIRAALRLLSTAH, from the coding sequence ATGGACACGCCATCGGGTCGGGTGTTCGTCCGCTCGGCCCCCGGCGACGGCCCGACGATCCTGCTCTTGCACGGCTATCCGTCCAGCTCGTACGACTACCACCAGGTGGTGTCGCGCTTGGACGGCCGGGCATGGGTGGCGCTGGACTTCCTCGGCTTCGGGTTGTCGGACAAGCCGCGTCCGCACCGTTACAGCCTGCTCGAACAGGCTGACATCGTGGCGGCCGTGGTAGCGCAGGCGACATCGGGTCCGGTGGTGTTGATCGCCCACGATATGGGCACCTCGGTGGCCACGGAGCTGCTGGCACGAGATCTGCAGGGCCAGTTGCCATTCGAGTTGCAAGCTGCGGTGATCGGCAATGGGAGTGTGATCCTGGACCGGGCCAGCCTGCGGCCCGCCCAAAAGCTGCTTCGCGGTCCGCTGGGGCCGATCTTGTCCCGGCTGTCCAGCAAGTCGTCGTTCGTCAGGGGCTTCGGAAGGCTCTTCAGTGCCGGCCATCCGTTGACCGCACAGGAGGGACGGGCGCAGTGGGCGCTGTGGTCGGCCAACGACGGGCACCGCATCGCGCACCTGCTCATCTCATACCTCGACGAACGAGTCCGCTATGCGTCGCGATGGCACGGCGCCGTCGGCGGCTGGCCCAAGCCGCTGAGCTTCCTGTGGGCACTGGACGACCCGGTCGCGACCACGAACGTACTCGACGGGTTACGTGAACTGCGGCCCGCCGCAACCGTTGTCGAGCTTCCCGGCGTTGGACATTACCCCCAGGTGGAGGTGCCGGACGAGTTCATCCGAGCGGCGCTGCGCCTCTTGTCAACCGCGCACTAG
- a CDS encoding bifunctional nuclease family protein produces the protein MGEVRVVGIRVEQPQNQPVLLLRESNGDRYLPIWIGQSEAAAIALEQQGVEPARPLTHDLIRDVIGALGHSLKEVRIVDLQEGTFYADLIFDRDIKVSARPSDSVAIALRVGVPIYVEEAVLAEAGLLIPDENDDEATGAVREDEVEKFKEFLDSVSPDDFKAT, from the coding sequence ATGGGTGAGGTTCGTGTGGTCGGCATTCGTGTGGAGCAGCCCCAGAATCAGCCGGTGCTGCTCCTTCGCGAGTCCAACGGCGACCGCTACCTGCCGATCTGGATCGGGCAGTCGGAGGCCGCGGCCATCGCGCTCGAGCAGCAGGGTGTGGAGCCCGCGCGACCACTGACTCACGACCTGATCAGAGATGTCATTGGTGCCCTTGGCCATTCGCTCAAGGAAGTGCGCATTGTCGATCTGCAAGAGGGCACGTTCTACGCGGACCTGATCTTCGACCGGGATATCAAGGTGTCGGCGCGCCCATCGGATTCGGTGGCGATCGCGCTGCGGGTCGGAGTGCCGATCTACGTCGAGGAGGCGGTACTCGCCGAGGCCGGCCTGCTGATCCCCGACGAGAACGACGACGAAGCCACCGGTGCTGTGCGCGAGGACGAGGTCGAGAAGTTCAAGGAATTTCTCGACAGCGTGTCGCCCGACGACTTCAAGGCCACTTAA
- a CDS encoding MerR family transcriptional regulator, with product MSQPDTPALTGMSIGAVLDLLRPDFPDVTISKIRFLEAEGLVTPERTASGYRRFTAYDCARLRFILTAQRDQYLPLKVIKAALDAQPDGELPQSGSAYGVPRLVTVSGDSKEFANFANHPDFDDGAAGVSAVARTQVRLSREDLLARSGVDDELLTALVKAGVITTGPAGFFDEHSVTIAQCARALAEYGVEPRHLRAFRSAADRQSDLIAQIAGPVVKAGKAGARDRADDLAREVAALAITLHTSLIKSAVRDVLDR from the coding sequence ATGAGCCAGCCCGACACCCCCGCTCTGACTGGGATGTCGATCGGAGCGGTCCTCGATCTGCTGCGACCGGACTTCCCGGACGTGACCATCTCCAAGATTCGGTTCTTGGAAGCCGAAGGACTGGTCACACCGGAGCGCACGGCGTCGGGCTATCGGCGGTTCACCGCCTATGACTGCGCTCGCCTCCGGTTCATCCTGACCGCCCAGCGTGACCAGTATCTGCCCTTGAAGGTCATCAAGGCTGCGCTGGATGCTCAGCCCGACGGTGAATTGCCGCAGAGCGGATCCGCCTACGGCGTACCGCGTTTGGTGACGGTGTCCGGCGACTCCAAGGAATTTGCGAACTTTGCGAACCATCCGGACTTCGACGACGGCGCGGCCGGAGTATCGGCTGTGGCGCGGACTCAGGTGCGGCTGTCGCGCGAGGATCTGTTGGCTCGGTCCGGCGTTGACGACGAACTTCTCACGGCGCTGGTCAAGGCGGGCGTGATCACCACCGGACCGGCCGGTTTCTTCGACGAACACTCTGTGACAATCGCCCAATGCGCCCGCGCGCTGGCTGAGTACGGCGTCGAACCACGCCACCTGCGTGCGTTCCGTTCGGCGGCCGACCGCCAGTCCGATCTGATCGCACAGATCGCAGGACCGGTAGTCAAGGCAGGCAAGGCGGGGGCCAGGGACCGCGCCGACGATCTGGCGCGTGAGGTGGCGGCGCTGGCCATTACCTTGCACACGTCGTTGATCAAGTCGGCGGTGCGCGACGTACTCGACCGCTGA
- a CDS encoding DUF881 domain-containing protein, giving the protein MSDESPQHPAEADRHGRHELPPDAPPPEIGEVHGGGVAGVTRRGRSQIVFGALAVLLCVLLGLAIITQVRQTESGDSLETARPADLLVLLDSLQQREAALNTEVADLQRTLGQLQASGTSDQAAIENAQARLAALSILIGTVPATGPGVTLTITDTTPGVPAETMLDVINELRNAGAEAVEIRGGGSAVRVGLDTWVVGAPGALVADSVTLNPPYSVLAIGDPATLAAAMNIPGGAMDSVERVGGTMEVQQSDRVDVTALRQPKPRQYAQPVK; this is encoded by the coding sequence ATGAGTGACGAGTCGCCGCAGCACCCGGCCGAGGCTGATCGGCACGGCCGCCACGAACTGCCGCCGGATGCGCCGCCGCCCGAGATCGGCGAGGTGCATGGCGGCGGCGTCGCCGGCGTCACGCGGCGCGGCAGGTCGCAGATAGTGTTCGGCGCTCTCGCGGTGCTGCTGTGCGTGCTGTTGGGCCTGGCGATCATCACCCAGGTTCGGCAGACCGAATCCGGCGACTCGCTCGAGACAGCCCGGCCCGCCGATCTGCTGGTCCTGCTGGACTCGCTGCAGCAACGCGAGGCGGCACTGAACACCGAAGTGGCCGACCTGCAGCGCACCCTGGGGCAACTGCAGGCCTCCGGGACCAGCGATCAGGCGGCGATCGAGAACGCGCAGGCTCGGCTGGCCGCGTTGTCGATTCTGATCGGCACGGTGCCCGCGACCGGCCCTGGCGTGACGCTGACCATCACCGACACCACCCCCGGCGTGCCGGCCGAGACCATGCTCGACGTGATCAACGAGCTGCGCAACGCTGGTGCCGAGGCCGTAGAGATTCGCGGCGGCGGGTCGGCCGTGCGGGTGGGGCTGGACACCTGGGTCGTCGGTGCCCCCGGCGCACTGGTCGCCGACAGCGTGACACTGAACCCACCGTATTCGGTGCTGGCAATTGGGGATCCGGCGACCCTCGCCGCGGCCATGAACATTCCCGGCGGCGCAATGGACAGCGTCGAGCGCGTCGGCGGCACCATGGAAGTGCAGCAGTCGGACCGAGTGGATGTCACCGCCTTGCGGCAACCGAAACCTCGCCAATACGCTCAGCCAGTCAAGTGA
- the garA gene encoding glycogen accumulation regulator GarA, translated as MTDKDQNSGADQASDDLTVETTSVFRADFLNELDAPAAAGAEGAVTGVEGLPVGSALLVVKRGPNAGSRFLLDQPTTSAGRHPDSDIFLDDVTVSRRHAEFRLEGSEFQVVDVGSLNGTYVNREPVDSAVLANGDEVQIGKFRLVFLTGPKSDDDGAS; from the coding sequence GTGACGGACAAGGACCAGAATTCTGGGGCGGACCAGGCGTCTGACGATCTCACCGTGGAAACGACGTCGGTTTTCCGCGCGGACTTCCTCAACGAGTTGGACGCCCCGGCGGCCGCGGGCGCCGAAGGCGCGGTCACGGGGGTCGAGGGCTTGCCCGTCGGTTCCGCGCTGCTTGTCGTCAAGCGCGGGCCGAACGCCGGCTCACGGTTCCTGCTCGACCAGCCCACCACATCGGCGGGTCGCCATCCCGACAGCGACATTTTCCTCGATGATGTGACTGTGAGCCGCCGTCACGCCGAGTTCCGACTCGAAGGCAGTGAGTTTCAGGTCGTCGACGTCGGCAGCCTCAACGGCACCTACGTCAACCGCGAGCCCGTGGATTCCGCGGTGCTCGCCAACGGCGACGAGGTGCAGATCGGGAAGTTCCGCCTGGTTTTCCTCACCGGGCCAAAAAGTGATGACGACGGTGCCAGCTAG